One genomic region from Streptomyces sp. NBC_00582 encodes:
- a CDS encoding SulP family inorganic anion transporter, whose product MTQPKNTRIARFPHLRQDFAASLVVFLVALPLCVGVAVASGVPAELGLVTGIVGGIVTGLMRGSSLQVSGPAAGLTVLVFEAVREFGLPALGVIVLATGALQITMGALKLGRYFRAISISVVEGMLAGIGLVLIAGQLYSVAGAKAPDSGPEKIAGLPGALVDAFGSAGASASLALGAGTVAVLVLWKRLPAKARTVPGPLAAVGLATLAAVLLDLPVATVEVRGLLGSVQPPPLSAFGEPASVGLLGTIVAFTLIASAESLFSAAAVDRMHDGPRTEYDRELVAQGAGNALCGVLGALPMTAVIVRSAANVQAGARTKASRVLHGVWLLLFAALLPGLLAYIPIPALAGVLVHAGAKLVPLRAIASLWREHRGEALILVVTAVSIVAVSMFEGVLIGLALAVVKTAWEASHIRMEIVDKGAGPVQAHLSGNATFLRLPKILDSLEALPQDRPVELNLSGLHHLDHACRTALETWAQQHSAAGTEPVRVTAG is encoded by the coding sequence ATGACCCAGCCGAAGAACACCCGAATAGCCAGGTTCCCCCATCTGCGGCAGGACTTCGCCGCCTCGCTCGTCGTCTTCCTGGTCGCGCTCCCGCTGTGCGTGGGCGTGGCCGTGGCCTCCGGCGTGCCGGCCGAGCTGGGGCTCGTCACCGGCATCGTCGGAGGCATCGTCACCGGTCTGATGCGGGGCAGCTCCCTGCAGGTCTCCGGGCCCGCGGCCGGGCTCACCGTGCTGGTCTTCGAGGCGGTGCGGGAGTTCGGCCTGCCCGCCCTCGGAGTGATCGTCCTCGCCACGGGCGCCCTGCAGATCACCATGGGCGCCCTCAAGCTGGGCCGGTACTTCCGGGCCATCTCGATTTCCGTCGTCGAGGGCATGCTCGCCGGGATCGGCCTGGTGCTGATCGCCGGCCAGCTCTACTCGGTGGCCGGTGCCAAGGCCCCGGACTCCGGCCCGGAGAAGATCGCCGGGCTCCCCGGGGCGCTCGTGGACGCGTTCGGCAGCGCCGGCGCGTCGGCCTCGCTGGCACTGGGCGCCGGTACGGTCGCCGTCCTGGTGCTGTGGAAGCGGCTGCCGGCCAAGGCGCGCACGGTGCCCGGCCCGCTCGCCGCGGTGGGCCTCGCGACCCTCGCCGCCGTGCTGCTCGACCTGCCGGTGGCCACCGTCGAGGTGCGGGGTCTGCTCGGCTCCGTCCAGCCGCCGCCGCTGTCCGCCTTCGGCGAGCCGGCGAGCGTGGGGCTGCTCGGCACGATCGTCGCGTTCACCCTGATCGCGTCCGCCGAGTCGCTGTTCAGCGCGGCGGCCGTGGACCGGATGCACGACGGTCCGCGCACCGAGTACGACCGGGAACTGGTCGCGCAGGGCGCGGGCAACGCGCTCTGCGGTGTGCTCGGCGCGCTGCCGATGACCGCGGTGATCGTGCGCAGCGCGGCCAACGTCCAGGCCGGCGCCCGTACGAAGGCGTCCCGGGTGCTGCACGGCGTCTGGCTGCTGCTGTTCGCGGCGCTGCTGCCCGGCCTGCTGGCCTACATCCCGATCCCGGCGCTGGCCGGTGTCCTCGTCCACGCCGGCGCCAAGCTGGTGCCGCTGCGCGCGATCGCGTCCCTGTGGCGCGAGCACCGCGGGGAGGCGCTGATCCTGGTCGTCACGGCCGTGTCGATCGTCGCGGTCAGCATGTTCGAGGGCGTCCTCATCGGACTGGCGCTCGCGGTGGTGAAGACGGCCTGGGAGGCCTCGCACATCCGGATGGAGATCGTCGACAAGGGCGCCGGCCCCGTCCAGGCGCACCTGTCGGGCAACGCGACCTTCCTGCGGCTGCCGAAGATCCTCGACAGCCTGGAGGCCCTCCCGCAGGACCGCCCCGTCGAGCTGAACCTCAGCGGCCTGCACCACCTCGACCACGCCTGCCGCACCGCCCTGGAGACCTGGGCCCAGCAGCACAGCGCGGCCGGCACGGAACCGGTCCGGGTCACGGCGGGCTGA
- a CDS encoding slipin family protein, translating to MLEEVLGAVLAAGAAGLVYLGAAARVVKQYERGVVLRLGRLRGDVRAPGFTTVVPGVDRLRKVNMQIVTMPIPAQEGITRDNVTVRVDAVVYFRVVDAAAAVINVEDYRFAVSQMAQTSLRSIIGKSELDDLLSNREKLNEGLELMIDSPAIGWGVQIDRVEIKDVSLPESMKRSMARQAEADRERRARIINADAELQASRKLAEAAQQMADTPSALQLRLLQTVMAVAAEKNSTLVLPIPVELLRFLERAPYPPGQSPEPAEPAPGRPPEPGRNRPDQGLPVEPYPAPPLDPLPDPPPDGLPDAPAGPPPPPPVVDG from the coding sequence ATGCTCGAGGAAGTGCTGGGCGCGGTCCTGGCGGCCGGTGCCGCGGGCCTGGTGTATCTCGGGGCGGCCGCGCGGGTCGTCAAACAGTACGAGCGCGGGGTCGTCCTGCGGCTGGGCCGGCTGCGCGGGGACGTGCGGGCGCCGGGCTTCACGACGGTGGTTCCGGGCGTGGACCGGCTGCGCAAGGTCAACATGCAGATCGTGACCATGCCGATCCCGGCGCAGGAGGGCATCACCCGCGACAACGTGACCGTGCGGGTCGACGCGGTGGTCTACTTCCGGGTCGTGGACGCGGCGGCGGCGGTCATCAACGTCGAGGACTACCGTTTCGCCGTCTCCCAGATGGCCCAGACCTCGCTGCGCTCGATCATCGGCAAGAGCGAGCTGGACGACCTGCTGTCGAACCGGGAGAAGCTCAACGAGGGCCTGGAGCTGATGATCGACAGTCCGGCGATCGGCTGGGGCGTGCAGATCGACCGGGTCGAGATCAAGGACGTGTCGCTGCCGGAGTCCATGAAGCGTTCCATGGCCCGCCAGGCCGAGGCCGACCGGGAGCGCCGGGCCCGGATCATCAACGCGGACGCCGAGCTCCAGGCGTCGAGGAAGCTCGCCGAGGCGGCCCAGCAGATGGCCGACACACCGTCCGCGCTCCAGCTGCGGCTGCTCCAGACGGTGATGGCGGTGGCGGCCGAGAAGAACTCCACGCTGGTGCTGCCCATCCCGGTGGAACTGCTGCGCTTCCTGGAGAGGGCCCCGTACCCGCCGGGACAGTCACCGGAGCCGGCGGAGCCCGCTCCGGGCCGGCCCCCGGAACCCGGCCGTAATCGCCCCGATCAGGGCCTGCCGGTCGAGCCGTACCCGGCTCCTCCGCTCGACCCCCTTCCGGATCCGCCCCCCGACGGTCTTCCGGATGCGCCGGCCGGCCCTCCGCCCCCTCCCCCCGTGGTGGACGGGTGA